GACACCGTATAGCCGTCCCCTGCAGCGTTCTCCAGCTCTAGGATCCGCGCCCCGATCCCGGTCACTGCGGCCTGCACCGAGCCCAGGTAGGCATCTGACAAGTCGCGCCCATAGCTGACGACACTGTACTCGGGGGTGTTCGGCATGGCATCCGTTCTGCTTGGTCCGGCATCGGGTACCTGTGCGGTACCGGGGCATGCGGGCCGCATTGCACCGGCCGCTGCGGCGTATCGTTTCGCCAATGTCCCTTTCTTTAGCCTAGTGTCTAGTGCTATGAGTGATGTTCTTGAATTTGCCGGCGTGAGCGTGGTTCGCGGCGGTAAGACCCTGTTGGACGGCATTAACTGGCAGGTCAAGGAGGGGGAGCGCTGGGTCATCATGGGGCCCAACGGTGCCGGAAAGACTACGCTGCTGCAGATAGCCGGCGGACGCATGCACCCCACCCGCGGTGTTGCGGGAATCCTCGAAGAAGTCCTGGGCGCGGTGGACGTTTTTGAACTGCGCCCCCGGATCGGCCTCGCATCCGCGGCCCTGGCCGGCCAGATTCCAGAAGACGAAACTGTCCTGAACGTAGTGGTGACCGCCTCCTACGGCGTAACCGGGCGCTGGCGCGAGAAGTACGAGAAGCTCGACGAGCGCCGTGCCTTCCGTCTCCTGCATGACTGGGGAATGTCCACGTTCCTCAACCGCCGCTTCTCCTCGCTGAGCGAAGGTGAGCGCAAGCGCGTGCAGATCGCCCGTGCCCTCATGACCGACCCGGAGCTGCTGCTGCTGGACGAGCCGGCTGCCGGGCTGGACCTCGCCGGCCGCGAGGACCTGCTCTTCCGGCTGGGCGAACTTGCCCGGGACGAGGAAGCGCCCGCCATGGTGCTGGTGACCCACCACTTGGAAGAGGTCCCCACCGGGTTCACCCATGCCCTGCTCCTGCGCGACGGCGGGGTGGTAGCGTCCGGGCCCATTGAAGAGGTCTTCACCGAAGAACACCTAAGCACCGCTTTCGGTCTTCCGCTGGACCTGAAGCGCGACGGCGGCCGTTACTCGGCCACCGCGCGCCGCAGCTAAGGCCAGTGCACGGGTGAGCCTTCAGTACCTGCAGTCCGCCGCCGATCCGCGGGTCAGCGACTACACCTCCCTCACGGATACCTCGCTTCGGCGGCGCCGCGAACCGGAGGAGGGCATGTACATTGCCGAGTCCTCCAAGGTCCTGCGCCGCGCAGTCGACGCCGGCCACCGTCCGCGTTCCTTCTTCCTGGCCGAGAAATGGCTGCCGGACCTGCAGGACGTCCTGGACCGTTTCCCCGACGTCCCCGCCTTTGTGGGTACGGCGGACGTTTTGGAGGAGATCACCGGATTCCATCTGCACCGCGGCGCCCTGGCGGCCATGGAACGGCCGGCTCCCCTGGAGCTGGACGCGCTGCTGGCAACCGCCCGCCGGGTCGCGGTCCTGGAAGACATCGTGGACCACACCAACATCGGGGCAATCTTCCGCTCTGCGGCGGCGCTCCAGGTTGATGCCGTACTGGTCACGCCCCGCTGTGCGGACCCGTTGTACCGGCGCGCCATCCGCGTGAGCATGGGAACCGTCTTCCAGGTTCCGTGGGTCCGCCTGACCGACTGGCCCGGACAGCTTGAACAGCTGCGCGCTGCCGGTTTTGCCACCGCAGCCCTGGCCCTGCGCGAGGATTCCCTGACCCTGGACGAACTCAGTGCCCGTCGGGACGAACGCCTGGCCCTGGTCCTGGGGACCGAGGGGGACGGGCTGGCCGAATCCACCTTGACCGCTGTGGACCTGGCCGTGCGGATTCCGATGAGCGGCGGGGTGGACTCGCTCAACGTGGCAGCCGCCAGCGCCGTGGCTTTCTGGGAGTGCCGGCCCTAACTACACACCGGCTCCAGCTACACACCGGCTCTAGCTACACACCGGACCCGAACTGCTCTTACCCTCGCGCGCCCCAAGTGCCAGACTGTGCCCAGCCACCATCCCCCTGAGCATCCCCCGAGCATCCACCGGAGCCGCCATGGAATCCCGGACCCGACTGGGCACGGTCCTTGCACTGTGCGCAGTACTGCTGCTGCCGCTTTCAGCATGCGGACCGACGGCGGAACAGCTCCGGGAGCGCGCTGCCTCCCCTTCCGCTACTCCGCAGCCGGCCCGCACCGCACCGCCACGGACAGCTGCCCCGGGCCCGGAGAGCCCGCCGCCACCACCGCAGGCACCGGCACCGGAGAGCCCGCCGCCGGCACGCGTGGGCGTAGCCGGAAACCAGATAGGCATGCCCCCGGCAGTGCAGGATGCTTGCCAGTGGCTGCTGCGCGGTGATCCCGAACCGATGTCCGGCACTGAAGCGGCAAGCTGCGTGGCCGCGGCCATCACGGCCGGCGGCGGCGGTGTGCAGACGCTGTCCACCGGCACCAGCTGGCTGCCCGCGGGGGAGTACACCGTCACCTTCGGCACGGTTCCCGCTTTCACCATGGACCTGCACGGTCCCGCGGCCGCCGGTGCTGTGCCCGGCAGTACAGGCACGGACAGTGCGGCAACCGGTGCGGCCCCTGACGGCGCAGGCCTGAAAATCGAAATCCGCGGGGACAACCGGGTGGTGCGGCAGGGCGGGGAGGATATTTCTGCGGACCGGCGCGGCTCCCCGGAACAGGCCTACGCCGCCGTGCTGGCCGATGCCGCCGAGCTGACGGTCCGGCCCGAGCGCGTGGCTGCGATGCTGTCGGCGGCGGAAACGGTGGAGGTGGAGTACGGGGCCGTGCTGGCGGGGGCCGCGTACACGCGCATCAGCGGCAGTTTCAGCAATGCTGCGTCCGACGGCGCGGAACCGGCTTCCCTGGCGGTGATCCCCGAGGGCACGTTCTCTCTGTATCTGGATGACTACTACCGACCGTCCCGGATCGAGATTGCAGGCCTGAACCAGGGCATCCCCTCGCTGTTGACGGCGGTAAACACACAGTGGGGCACGCAGCCGCTGTCCTGACTCGCGGTTGCAGGTGTTTCCTGCCGGCCCGGTAAGTGCGGTAGTATGGATTGCTGGTCGAAACACCGGCCAATAAAGCTTTTAACCCACCTGTGCCTGGCAAAATCCAGGCACCAAAAGAAGGTAAAACTGTGAAGTCTGATATCCACCCCAAGTATGCTCCGGTTGTCTTCCGTGACCTCGCGTCCGACACCGCTTTCCTGACGAGCTCCACCGCCACGTCCTCCAAGACGATCGAGTGGGAAGACGGAAACACCTACCCGCTCATCGAGGTGGAAATCTCCTCCGCATCGCACCCGTTCTACACGGGCAAGCAGCGCATCATGGACTCCGCCGGCCGCGTCGAGCGCTTCAACGCCCGCTTCAAGGGCTTCGGCGCTAAGAAGTAACGTTCGGAAGAACAGCAGTACTTGGAGGAAG
This Arthrobacter sp. zg-Y20 DNA region includes the following protein-coding sequences:
- a CDS encoding ABC transporter ATP-binding protein produces the protein MSDVLEFAGVSVVRGGKTLLDGINWQVKEGERWVIMGPNGAGKTTLLQIAGGRMHPTRGVAGILEEVLGAVDVFELRPRIGLASAALAGQIPEDETVLNVVVTASYGVTGRWREKYEKLDERRAFRLLHDWGMSTFLNRRFSSLSEGERKRVQIARALMTDPELLLLDEPAAGLDLAGREDLLFRLGELARDEEAPAMVLVTHHLEEVPTGFTHALLLRDGGVVASGPIEEVFTEEHLSTAFGLPLDLKRDGGRYSATARRS
- a CDS encoding RNA methyltransferase, yielding MSLQYLQSAADPRVSDYTSLTDTSLRRRREPEEGMYIAESSKVLRRAVDAGHRPRSFFLAEKWLPDLQDVLDRFPDVPAFVGTADVLEEITGFHLHRGALAAMERPAPLELDALLATARRVAVLEDIVDHTNIGAIFRSAAALQVDAVLVTPRCADPLYRRAIRVSMGTVFQVPWVRLTDWPGQLEQLRAAGFATAALALREDSLTLDELSARRDERLALVLGTEGDGLAESTLTAVDLAVRIPMSGGVDSLNVAAASAVAFWECRP
- a CDS encoding type B 50S ribosomal protein L31 is translated as MKSDIHPKYAPVVFRDLASDTAFLTSSTATSSKTIEWEDGNTYPLIEVEISSASHPFYTGKQRIMDSAGRVERFNARFKGFGAKK